The sequence TCCAAAATTCTTATTTCCAAacggatatttttttttagattgtttAAGGAAAATTAAGGGCTTGTCCACAGCCACGACAATATTTTCAGCAGATCAAGCTAGAAAcataatttaatcattttcccCAACTGATCGTGAACATTAAATGTTACTGGGAAATATATTTTACTTGCCTGTTAATCAATTCTTGACACCCAAAATTTGACAATTATTGTATGGACTTGCGTTACCGGCCATTCATCATTCATATGCATATTTAtgcataaatataaaactacatcaaaataaacatttcaaatatggggcatttcatgtcaagtgaaccaacttttgaaatcgatgtcttccgatcgggatgaaatttgcaccaaggttagctctattggatagtaactcagacacaatttttcaacaacatcggtcgagaactctctgagttatagggggtaaaattttgacaatttggtcaaacaggggttttttcttatccatgtaacttattacctattgttcttagcaaaatgtgtcccaaatagtatagatagctatttcttcgatctttcgaaaaaaaatatttaaaaaaaaaaataaaaaatttttaatattttttttccgaaatcaaaaacttgtttgacttttttttaaaatacgtcctttttttttttttttttttttttttttttcttaaaacaaagtttagatattttccttgaacacctacttggtcgcttagtgggatgcgagtgggatatctatcaaaataaatattttgtaactcaaaacataaaatttttgactttttttgcaaaatcaaaaactttgttgactttttttttcaaaatggacccttttttaatcttttttttaggtcaaacaaaagcttagatattatccttgaagacccttttggtcgcttagtgggatgcgagtgggatatctatcaaaataaatattttttaactcaagacttacaatttttgacttttttttttgcaaatacgattttttttccaaatgggccctttttttaaaatttttttttgtagtcaaaagaaagcttaggtccattcctttaagatatttttagtcccttagtgggatgcgagtgggatatctatcaaaataaatattttgtaacgcaagacatacaattttttaatttttttttgcaaaatcaaaatttttttccaatatgggcccttttttaatttttttttttgctcaaaagaaagcctaggtccattcctttaagatatttttagtcccttagtgggatgcgagtgggatatctatcaaaataaatgttttaacacaaaaattgtatgtcttgagttacaaaacatttattttgatatatatcccactcgcatcccactaagcgatcaaaaccatcttaaaggaataggcctaagctttctttatagcaaaaaaaaaattacaaaaagggcccattttaaaaaaaagtcaaaaaagtttttgattttgccaaaaaatcaaaaattgtatatcttgagttacaaaatatttattttgatagatatcccactcgtatcccactaagggacctaaaatatcttaaaggaatggacctaagctttcttttgactaaaaaaaaatttttaaaaaagggcccattttgaaaaaaaattcgaatttgcaaaaaaaaagtcaataattgaatgtcttgagttacaacatttttattttaatagatatcctactcacatcttcctaagtgacaaaataggtcttaaaggaaaagacctaagctttcttttgagcaaaaaaaaatttttaaaaaaaagtcccatattggaaaaaaatttcgattttgcaaaaaaaaattaaaaaattgttacaaaatatttattttgatagatatcccactcgcatcccactaagggactaaaaatatcttaaaggaatggacctaggctttcttttgagcaaaaaaaaaaattaaaaaagggcccatattggaaaaaaattttgattttgcaaaaaaaaaattaaaaaattgtatgtcttgcgttacaaaatatttattttgatagatatcccactcgcatcccactaagggactaaaaatatcttaaaggaatggacctaagctttcttttgactacaaaaaaaaaatttaaaaaaaaggcccatttggaaaaaaaatcgtatttgcaaaaaaaaaaaagtcaaaaattgtaagtcttgagttaaaaaatatttattttgatagatatcccactcgcatcccactaagcgaccaaaagggtcttcaaggataatatctaagcttttgtttgacctaaaaaaaaagattaaaaaagggtccattttgaaaaaaaaaagtcaacaaagtttttgattttgcaaaaaaagtcaaaaattttatgttttgagttacaaaatatttattttgatagatatcccactcgcatcccactaagcgaccaagtaggtgttcaaggaaaatatctaaactttattttaagaaaaaaaaaaaaagtcaaaaaagtttttgatttcggaaaaaaaatattaaaaattttttatttttttttttaaatattttttttcgaaagatcgaagaaatagctatctatactatttgggacacattttgctaagaacaataggtaataagttacatggataagaaaaaacccctgtttgaccaaattgtcaaaattttaccccctataactcagagagttctcgaccgatgttgttgaaaaattgtgtctgagttactatccaatagagctaaccttggtgcaaatttcatcccgatcggaagacatcgatttcaaaagttggttcacttgacatgaaatgccccatatatataaaccAACTATACCAATTTTTGCCAACCACATAACTTTGATCTACTCACTGACTATAACTAACTTTAACAAACTTTTATCTTTtctttatctaatttttttttataaaatctaatatcataattttgtttttttgttctaaatattttttttataattgttaaattctgtcaaatttttctttgaatttcaaatttaatttcaataacaaaGTCAATTTTACACATTAACATTACATAAATACACTAACAGAATAACTAACTTTTAACTaagcaaaatttaagtgcaaattttttttaaaaatttagagaaAAGGAGTCTCGTGTCATCAGGCCTGAATACAACGAGGGATATCCGGTGAGTTTAAATATTgactatatataaaataaaaaaaaaagagtaaagaattttcacttatattaaattttaaaagtttagttACATACACTATCAtaatgacattttaaaataactaccttaatttttgcataaaataaaaCCTTAAATATTGTCTTATAATGATCaggtttgaattttaaataaatttcattaaaaatttataatttttttttttttttcttttaaacattttcaaatttggtCATTATATGAATTAACtctttaaacatacatattaacTTTTAACCCTTATAATATTgaacattttggtatttgaaattaagtttttcttttaatttttgttgttgaaaagtttattttttttgttattaaattaaataatgacatccgaaacaaatattaaaactgTATTGCTTTTAACGAATattgttgttaaataaatttgtatttacattaaagatgtgtaattaaatattttcttttattccaCGAAATGTTAATGTAAATTTAGGCATTAGGCAAAAGGGCTATCGGAGATTATGGGATAAAGGTAGCAAGGTAGGGAGGGTATAGAAAACTGAGAAGAATGTAACACCGTTTTCTTCTCTAACAGGTTATTGACATCGccatatttcatttttttattaatttccgttttatttttgtttatatggtaataattttgacaatattagctacctatattttaaaatcttatgTTGCGAATCGGAGTCTACCATTCTGGCAACAAGAACCATCCCATTTTCCCTGAGCACGGCCGGACTATTAGGTAGCGCAGTATCCAGAAGGGTAGGACCCGTAGTGGTGGTTCGTTACAGTGTGTgcacttattgtaaatttaaatatccaAAGGGAAGTGGAACTTTGTTCAGCGTACCTAAAGATGAACTAAGTCGGAAGAAGTGGAGTGAAATTTGCCGAGTAAATCTCTCGCCACACTCCCGTATTTGTTCCAAACACTTTGTTTCCgctgtttaatattaaatttcaccACGCGTTTGAACTCTTCATCGATAATATTACCATTCTCcacaagaaataaaacaataaataaatataaatctttcACTGGGTTGTTGTTAAATTccagtttattattaaattcgccttgctttatacacagctgtttttttgacagattgggcaagaaagcaaaaacaaaatgtatgttgtttttgtattgttgtacttgttgtagggATGAggtcaccttatatgaattcgccttgggatgaacatcactgccaaagtaaattaataaagtagactcagtagaacagctgactattttttttactttggtctgaactgtcaattcacttgtggttgttgtggcgaaaaatacaacaagcccaaaagcaaaaacaacaacaggcaactttgacagctcagaccttaaaccaaaaacaaaattgcttgtggtttttgtaaatgttgtatttgttgtagtactgtcgctactttattaatttactttgatcactgccaaggtgcatttaataaggtgccatcggcagcacagctgattatagaaatagctcgcacaaatgtcaaactacatatataaaaaatattcgcccgtacgtccgtatgtcaaactctatatataaaaaataagtgaattcgcctgtatttatttcaattcgccactgctgtcaccttgttaaatacgccttgatcactgctttagaaaaactaaagatatacaAACAGTGTTGCCAACTTAGTGCTTTTCGCGCTATTTATGGTGCTTTATGAAACGTCATACGcgtaaattttttcttatagtGCCTTTTTACGGGAAGGCACTATTATGGTGCTTTTCAAATTTCATTACAGTGCTTTCAgtgcttttttgatttttaatagcttttatattgaaactacaaagaaaaatgtctcaattttttttaagtgtaaaatttacaaCACGATATGGTagcttactaaaaaaaatttaaagaaatactgTGTGGTATCTTCAGAAAAACCAACGGTACTTTAAAATGTGATACAAAGAAGAAATGAAAACCAACATcgtttgcaaaataataaaaaatatgcatataataaatgtacattagacatgcccttaaaaaatagatttgctttggatgggtcttattttgttcattagtacctaaaactaactactgcaaaatttaagtgcaatcggataactagaacacgtgccggaaatcgattgaaagttgtaaaattgggtaaataatgttacttttccgatatcttaaaaaaattccatatttgaatacagtattttaaacatttgcaataaacctaagcttcaaaaatatatatactattTGTCGAAGATTTAAGtaacattatttaaaacttttttaataaggaaTTTTGTATAAGGATCGTATATCAatgtacttaaattttttttaattataaatcttaattttataaactatactatataatatgaattgttttcttttgttttgtaactatattttattagtttaaccataatatttacttatcaaataaagaataataaaaagtaaaagttttataaacgatttttcttactaaaaaaaaacgGTAGTGCCTTTTTACCCTTTTTAAGCTCAAAAAATACGcttttttacccgttttttaattttttgtgcgcCTTTTTATATACAATCGTTGGCAACactgtatacaaataaaacactagAGTGAAtaagaattacagacactcaagctttatttgtaaaaaaaaaaaaaaaaccttaaacaaaacaccaacaataaacagtgagtttatcttttcttacattccctTCTACAATTGGTTGGTTTCTTTTCAACTCAAACTGTAGTTTGTAAATgggtaaagaaaaaacaaaaataaaacaacttgctttattgtattcgcaagaaaatcaaaataaagagAGTTGCCAGTTTTTAGTCTTGAAgctgcaaattttttttgtttttttatatttaggcttcggaaagtttatttcaacacacagatggatatggctatatcgactccgctatctataacgatccagaatatatatactttgtgggtcgcaaatgaaaaatgtagaaattacaaacggaatgacaaacttatatataccattgccactcatggtgatgggtataaaaatagttaaaaaaatcgaggttgtcctgggtttttcttatatctcagccatttatggaccgattttctcgattttaaatatctaccgagccggaagaattctggaGATATTGAAGTATGAatagtgtatgtaagttattgcgggcttcggaaagttgatttcaacagacagagggACATGGCTtagtcgactccgctatctataaggatccagaatatatatactttatagtgtcggaaatgaaaaatgtagaaattacaaacggaatgaggtacttataagtacccttctcacgaaggtgaggggtataaaaattatgaaaatatatactGTTACTGGAACCTTGATTTGTTccacaaaattaaaacattaaaaaatgttaaaatatttcaatcgtTTCtgaagttacagagttttggaaaaataaaaaacgctCCCACATAAGGCCCTTACGGAAatcaagaaaaaacaaattattaaaattataaaagatcaatttttttcttgtttactCAGtgtatactttcttacttgttttaccttAGGGTTGTTATCAGGTAGACCATCTCCTAACAATCTGCGCATAACTTCAGCAAATAACTTTTCCGCTTTTTTGAATTGTTCTCTTTCCATAGCTAAATTTGCCATTATGTCATAAACATAAGTAATGCCTTCCTTACTTTGTAAATCTTGCGACATTTTTaaagccaaatgtaacatttgTTCAGCTCTGTCGTATTGTTCCCGCTGAATACACAAAATGGATCGTTTGATGGTAGTGATTAGTTTATTCTCTGGTGTTTCATCCTCATCAACACTTTTAAACAAACCAAATAAACTAACGGAATAAGTAATAAACAATGCATCACAACATATTACATGCCTGCgacttaataaattattttgaatgaatattttctttttattttctatcagatttttaaataaaatatttgtgctCATTTTAGACAGATTTAGGAAACTGAATCGAGACATGGCAAACCGAAAAAGGTTAAAGTTCATATTTAATTACGATTTAAACAAATTGCTCAGATCTGATCAATTTTGTACAAGTAACTGCAAGACGCCCGTGAACAAAACAAACCGTAGAAAACAAAATCGGAAACAGCTGACGGATTTTTCTTGCTATAGATGTTTTTATTTACGCCCGTGAACAAAACAACCTGGAGAAAACAAACCGGAAACAGCTGATAGTTTTTTTTGCTGtagatgtttttatttgttttgttgtggtgaatataaaaaataaaatttgttattgtaatactttgttaaaatgtcaaaatgaagtTTGTTACATAAGAACAAACcgcaacataaccttaaaataaaataataaaaaaaaatgtttaataactttgatatatacacaaaaaaaattgccaaatttatACAAGACGATGGGCATCATATCGGGAAACAGAATTGATAAGTGGACACCCATAGCAATCGAATGGCATACTAacttattttagaaaaacttaaacGTAGGGGTTaggcccattcaaactttgatgccatgcaaacattttttaaattggaaaaaatattgccacaattatataaAGCCTTGGGCATCACATCTGGGAACAGGCACGATTAGTGGACACCcataggaatcgaatggcatataaaaaatgtttggaaaaacttgaacgtagcccattcaaactttgatctCATAacccattttcataaaaaattttaaattagaaaaaaaaattgccacaattatataaGGCGTTGAGCATCATATCTGGTAACAGGAACGATCAGTGGACACCCACaggaatcgaatggcatataaagaatgtttggaaaaacttgaacgtagGGAGCaggcccattcaaactttgatgtcataaccatttttcatgaaaaatttaaaattagaaaaaaaattgccacaattatacaaggcgttgggcatcatatctgggaacagGCACGATCAGTGGACACCCATAGAAATCGAATGGCATATAAAGAATGTTTGAAAAAACTTGAACGTAGGGAGTAGGCCCATttaaactttgatgtcataaccatttttcataaaaaattttaaattagaaaaaaaaattgccacaattatacaaggcgttcggcatcatatctgggaacagGCACGATCAGTGGACACCcataggaatcgaatggcatataaagaatgtttggaaaaacttgaacgtagGGAGCaggcccattcaaactttgatgtcataaccatttttaatgaaaaatttaaaattagaaaaaatatttccacaatTATATAAGGCGTTGAGTCACATCTGGGAACGGGATCGATAAGTCGACACTTGTAAGAACCGAATGGCATAGaaagaatttttggaaaaacttgaacgtagGGAGTAGGctcattcaaactttgatgtcataaccatttttcatgaaaaattttaaattagaaaaaaaattgccacaattatacaaggcgttgggcatcatatctgggaacgggaacgataagtggacacttgtaggaatcgaatggcatagaaataatttttcgaaaaacttGAACGTAGAGAGTaggcccattcaaactttgatgtcataaccatttttcatgaaaaattttaaattagaaaaaaaattgccacaattatacaaggcgttgggcatcatatctgggaacgggaacgataagtggacacttgtaggaatcgaatggcatagaaagaatttttggaaaaacttgaacgtagggagtaggcccattcaaactttgatgtcataaccatttttcatgaaaatttttatgaaaaatttttgtcacccatctaacattttttagccacagcagaaaaatggCAATAATATTGGCTTAAACttgtttatatactttttggtttgaaaaacacttaaaattacgAGTGTGACAAGACTAGTCAAATGCCgctatttcttctttatttcaaaaactgataagtataattttaaaaattttattttcaaattgtatcaaATGAGTCATTGGTGCACCATTGTTCTTTTTAAGatcaaattgtaccaaaaaaaagtaaaattgtaCCAATTTTGCCATCCCCCTACGTTTACGTTTTTCCAACGTGGTACATTATACATTTGATATGTATAATGTACCAAGTACTTACATATGATTACTATTAATCTGAATACTTACTTGATTGTACATCTCTATCTTCATGTTTCTTGTAAAACACACAttgataatttttcttaaaagattgaattttaatacatgaattaatcaaattaataaatgaatgCAACAGAAGTTAttatgccattcgattcctacaagtgtccacttatcgtgcccgttcccatatatgatgcccaacgccttgtataattgtggcaatttattttctaatttaaaattttttatgaaaaatgtttatgacatcaaagtttgaatggacctaccccccacgttcaagttgttccaaacattctttatatgccattcgattcctacgagtgtccacttatcgggcccgttcccagatatgatgcccaacgcctcgtataattgtggcaattttttttctaattttaaatttcttatgaaatatgtttatgacatcaaagtttgaatggacctactcCCTACGATCAAGTTTTTCTAAACATTCTTTCTATGCTATTCGATTCCTatgagtgtccacttatcgtgcccgttcccagatatgatgcccaacgccttgtataattgtggcaatataatgtctaattttaaatttcttatgaaatgtgtttatgacatcaaagtttgaatggacctactcCCTACGATCAAGTTTTTCTAAACATTCTTTCTATGCTATTCGATTCCTatgagtgtccacttatcgtgcccgttcccagatatgatgcccaacgccttgtataattgtggcaatataatgtctaattttaaatttttatgaaaaatgtttatgacatcaatgtttgaatggacctaccccccaagttcaagtttttccaaacattctctgtatgccattagattcctacgggAGTCCACTTATcatgcccgttcccagatatgatgcccaactccttgtataattgtggcaatttattttctaatttaaaattttttatgaaaaatgtttatgacatcaatgtttgaatggacctaccccccaagttcaagtttttccaaacattctctgtattcttacgggtgtccacttatcgtgcccgttcccagatgtGATGCCCAACgtcttgtataattgtggcaatttttttttttaatttaaaattttttatgaaaaatgtttatgacattGAAGTTTGAGtggacctaccccccaagttcaagtttttccaaacattctctgtatgccattagattcctacgggtgtccacttatcgtgccccttcccagatatgatgcccaacgccttgtataattgtggacattttttttctaatttaaaattttttatgaaaaatgtttatgacatcaaagtttccaaacattctttgtatgccattagattgCTATGAGTGTCcgcttatcgtgcccgttcccagatatgactTGTATAATTAtggcaatatattttctaattttaaatttttcatgaaaaatttgttcatgacatcaatgtttgaatggacctaccccccaagttcaagtttttccaaacattctctgtatgccattagattcctacaggtgtccacttatcgtgcccgttcccagatatgatgcccaacgccttgtataattgtggtaattttttttctaatttaaaatttttcatgaaaaatggttatgacatcaaagtttgaatggaacTATCCCCTAATTAAACGTTTTTCAAATAGTTAATGGCATTCGATTCCTACGACAGTCTATATCCCGTTTCTGTTTCCCGGTATGATGCCCATTGTCTTATataaatttggcaatttttttctaaattaatatttccatAGCCCTAAAATCTACTCATGAACATCCTATTTACATTCTTATTTAACGATGTGGTACGTATGTCTtgattagggtttttatcccgggaattcccggtacaaatttcccgggaattttgaaaatttttcactacccgattcccgggatttttagtcgggaatcccgggaattaaaaactgacgaaaatacatagaaaataaattagaactctgttttttcaccaaaaaacagtgaaaagtcttttgcttatatcttggcaataatagaccgcttattattatttattattattatttatttatatggtcaattcacaaggtctcttatcatgtcatattgtcgtaatgtcctaatatttcacaatggtttttattgtttttgaagcaaaaaatgtactaaaataatactactttgtatgctatgtttattgtgttatcgtagccaaccagcagagatctgcgccgaatgcctgagagtcggttaagccgagctgccgagtcgtgaaatattaggacattatgacaatatgactgataagagaccttgtgaattgaccaatagaatttatttcttattgaatcattctaatttttttaaatttgttcttcaaatccataacaaaatagcttcaaaaatttattaaatgattaaatttttcttcaattaaaatctagtacaaaaaggtttaagacaattttttcaattaatattggaaatgatttgatttaacaaaaatttaatcattcgaagtttgaataaattctgttattactttactttaaaattaattaatgtttttactttaaaattaattcagtttaaacaaaggctttggaatgaatctaaaaaattaaatattaggaagggatttatggaatgaaaggctgacaatttttaattacggattaagattttagtgaattaagctcaaattttattaattaattcgaagatctgatatttaataattataacactaagtttttatatgaaatttggatataatattcctaatttacagtagcattatatatttcgggaatagccgggtacccgggaatgtagaaaaaaaattcccgattcccgggaatcaaaaaaggtcgggaaattaaaaaccctagtcttgatataatttt comes from Calliphora vicina chromosome 2, idCalVici1.1, whole genome shotgun sequence and encodes:
- the Ttc19 gene encoding tetratricopeptide repeat protein 19 homolog, mitochondrial isoform X3, whose amino-acid sequence is MNFNLFRFAMSRFSFLNLSKMSTNILFKNLIENKKKIFIQNNLLSRRHVICCDALFITYSVSLFGLFKSVDEDETPENKLITTIKRSILCIQREQYDRAEQMLHLALKMSQDLQSKEGITYVYDIMANLAMEREQFKKAEKLFAEVMRRLLGDGLPDNNPKVKQILHISSKLAHIAQLQGDIEKAKTGFIWTLGKIEECKNNMPDDIDVKELWALTTNWFGQLLMKENKFKQAKQCFEDAYDCFIKIHGACNEEAVTILNNLSVVCTSVSIWDILVKLEDIF